Genomic window (Nymphaea colorata isolate Beijing-Zhang1983 chromosome 1, ASM883128v2, whole genome shotgun sequence):
ACCATGGAGGCGGTGCTGGAAATAATTGGGCTAGTGGTTATCACCAGGTCCGTCACTTatgatctttttctctttatgcagtttattttttcattgtaaGGGCATGATATGTGCGGGTGATTGTGTTTTTCTAGATTATGGTTGAAAActtgagtttttattttgaaaaatcatagtAAACATGGATTGTGTTTCAGAACCTAGGTCCTTGGAATTTATTGTAGCCTGTCATGCATCGTCTGTTAGCATCTGTGCCAGAATCATTCTATAGAGATTCTATACCATGTCGTCTTTTACAAATTTCCAGCAAAGCTTTTTGGAACATTTGTTATTGGTTAGTTTCTAAGGATCTTGTCTTCTTGCTTTTGTAATTGCATGCTATTTATATTTGTATTCACCTGGTAAAAAGGCTGACCTTTAGACCACTGTGTTGTAATAATTTTGCTATCCCCTCAGGGTGAGCAAGTTCAGGAAGATATTATGGACATGGTGGACAGAGAAGCTGATGGAAGTGACAGCCTTGAGGGTTTTGTTCTCTGTCATTCAATAGCTGGGGGGACAGGCTCAGGTTCTCAAATATGaccttgtttttctattttatgtaattattaataatattttgAATACATTCTATGGATGTTAAATTTATACTTGTCATTAGAACTCCTTTACATTGTTAGGTAAAAACAACCTGAAAAGGTAAGACAGCATGAGAAtttaattggattcagatttttcatgattttgtaaTGTTTTTTACATTCTATAACTTATCTGTATACTTAAAAACGTAAACGGGGATTATTTAGGTACTTGCCAAATGTAGCTAAACAGCACAGATTAAATATAGGCCAAAGGCAAGTTCTTGGGCATTAAGTAACGGGAAGACTTGcctataatgaaaaaaatatgaaatcacAATATAACAATTATACTTTTTATGCCCTTTACTGCTTTTAATTTCAACTGGTTTATTTGGATCTCCATACACTCCTAGCACATGAGCCTTTAGTGGATGTTTAATAAATAATGGTCTCTGTGTCAATGTCACTTGTGTTGCCATGCATCTATAAATTGCacgaaaagaaaatttaagttcttcttccatATAGTTCCATTTTGTTTTCTGCTCAGCTTCAGGCAAAGGTGCTTAGCTCCTTCTCAGGTGTTCGTGATTTATTGCTTAATGGGCTGGTTAATCAAGGAAGGCACCACAGTAGCACCTTTATTTCACAAACTATACTCATATTATATAAACAGAATGCTTCTCTTGAAACAAAGATTCTTTGTGAGTTTTGGcttaagtcacatgggtatgggtacgatACAGGTATGGGTACAAAGATGCAGGTACAACTAcgatgattttagaaaatttgggtgTGGGGATACggcagtttatatatatatatatatatatatatatatatatatatatatatatatatatatagagtccacaaaaaatgctcaaaattaaggaaaaatgagaggaaagtATATAATATTAGTGGAAgggaaatacaaaagaagaggaaaatcaaaattaaagaaaaaattaagtttgaaaatataattttaaatgttttaaaatgaaGCCGTACCAACGTACCCGTGTTGTTGTACCCATGTACCGGCACGGGTATCTGGGCAAATTACAAGTACCCGTGTCACATAGGTTTtggcaaaattttgaaagcttTGGCATCATCACCTCGTTTTATACACGTCATTGTGTTGTTGCAGCAGATTTGTCCAAGCCTTAATGAAGTAGGAATTTCTTCAGAGTGTTTGTGTACTAAATTACTAATGGTTTCTTGTTTGTATTATGGGTCTTATGCACAACTTCCCCTGTGAACATTTCACTCTTTTGGTAATGCACACGAACCTTTGATAGAGGGTTTGTGTGACAGGCTGACAGCTGGAAGTATTTTGCGTTTCCTGTGTAAATCAGGATtactttcattattttatcaatcTGTGGATCTACCTTTTCTATTGTGGGAATtctaattttgttattttcaattgtcatttcttttatgaaaatttcaaatattatatctatatatttatgTCTGTCGtatttagtttgatttttatcttCCTGATGGCAGGAATGGGCTCCTATCTTTTAGAAACTTTGAATGATCGCTACAGCAAGAAACTTGTTCAGACATACAGTGTATTCCCCAACCAAATGGAAATAAGTGATGTGGTGGTTCAGCCCTACAACTCTCTGTTGACTCTGAAGAGGCTAACACTAAACGCAGATTGTGTTGTTGTTCTTGACAATACTGCACTAAATCGGATCGCAGTGGAGCGACTTCATATTCCAAACCCTACATTTGCTCAAACTAATTCACTGGTTTCGACAGTGATGTCTGCAAGCACGACCACGCTTCGATATCCTGGATATATGAACAATGACTTGGTTGGCCTACTTGCTTCCCTAATTCCTACTCCAAGATGCCACTTTCTGATGACTGGCTATACACCACTAACAGTGGAACGTCAGGTCAAAAATTTCCTTATTTGgcaaattcatttgttttctttctcacaTGTCACTAGGCATaatatttttgctttcttttattaGATTATCAACCTATGAGAAAGAGACATCTTCgatctttcttctctttcacaaaatatttatttgtataGTAACAATTCCTAGCCACATGTTTGTTGTAAGAGATTTTCATTTCTTACTATTCCATGTTTTGCAGGCCAATGCAATTCGAAAGACCACTGTACTTGATGTCATGAGAAGACTTCTTCAGGCAAGTTTATCCCTATGAGTCACTTGTTCACTGACCAATTACTTTGTTATTACAGCTATCAATATCATTTCATGGTATAATAATATAATTATTATCATCATTGATGTAATAACTCCTTTTTTCTTAGAATACAATTTTTAGATAGTCATACTCATTCTATTTGACTAGTTGATTGTCAATGGATTGATTATAATACAGTCCATGTTCTTGTGAGAAGGTGGAGCTTAGGTAACCACCAAGCAAGGTTGTTGTGCACAAATGTGCAATGGATATATTAATTTACTCTTGTTTTTTGGATAGAATTATTTGCTTGCcatgcttcttttatttttattttttccttatgTTGTCTGTTTTCGGTTTTTGATAGACAAAAAATATCATGGTTTCTTCTTATGCTCGTACTAAAGAGGCCAGTCAAGCGAAATACATATCTATATTGAATATCATTCAAGGAGAGGTTGATCCCACACAGGTACCTTGTCATCTCATACTCATGTTTATTGTTTTCCTGCCTAGTAATTGAGTTTATGGCCATCTTTTTCTGCTACCCAATGTCAGCCTCTTTACATTGAATATGCTCTTTATAGATTatgttccaaagaaaaaaaaatggttattAGATCTCTCAGGTTAATAGTTGTCCTTGAATTGCAGTA
Coding sequences:
- the LOC116252195 gene encoding tubulin gamma chain, with product MPREIITLQVGQCGNQIGMEFWKQLCLEHGISQDGILEDFATQGGDRKDVFFYQADDEHYIPRALLIDLEPRVINGIQNSEYRNLYNHENIFVSDHGGGAGNNWASGYHQGEQVQEDIMDMVDREADGSDSLEGFVLCHSIAGGTGSGMGSYLLETLNDRYSKKLVQTYSVFPNQMEISDVVVQPYNSLLTLKRLTLNADCVVVLDNTALNRIAVERLHIPNPTFAQTNSLVSTVMSASTTTLRYPGYMNNDLVGLLASLIPTPRCHFLMTGYTPLTVERQANAIRKTTVLDVMRRLLQTKNIMVSSYARTKEASQAKYISILNIIQGEVDPTQVHKSLQRIRERKLVNFIEWGPASIQVALSRKSPYVQTAHRVSGLMLASHTSIRHLFSKSLSQYEKLRKKQAFLDNYRKFPMFADNDLSEFDESREIIESLVDEYKACESPDYIKWGMEDPDRALSGEGSGSGAMDSKLTV